Proteins from one Cryptomeria japonica chromosome 4, Sugi_1.0, whole genome shotgun sequence genomic window:
- the LOC131031978 gene encoding probable polyol transporter 4, with translation MSGAGLFIAEDLDIGDRELLILVGSLNLICMLGAALAGQTSDAVGRRWTMALAALIFFMGAVVMSLAPSFAWFMVGRLMAGIGIGYAHVIAPVYIAELAPASTRGMLTCFPEIFNNLGILLGYVADYAVQGLPARYSWRVKLGMGIVPPIFMVVFVLFMPESPRWLIMKNRNEDAMKVLLKTSDSEAEAEKRLAQIMEGIQYAQKNLRKGGQRSEVDGDPLKSEGEGTWVELLFRTTPTVRRMLIVGLGLQFFQQACGIDATVYYSPVTFRGAGIKSQNAILGATMAIGIVKTGFIVVAAFFIDKVGRRPLLLTSTAGLTLSLVALALCLIFVGKTSGSAHGATAFLAVVAVRCNVAFFSIGLGPVNWVMGAEIYPLRLRAKATGLGTGVHRLVSGGISITFLSFSDAVSVPGVFFFFAGFSFLAVGFVYWFVPETKGETLEEIVECFDIKYSGKAATPSELELGNGETSTAPTDSAQATEPTVSNA, from the coding sequence ATGAGCGGGGCGGGTCTGTTCATCGCGGAGGATCTAGACATAGGAGACCGGGAGTTGCTGATCCTGGTAGGCTCACTGAATTTGATATGCATGCTGGGGGCTGCTCTGGCCGGGCAAACGTCAGATGCGGTGGGGCGAAGATGGACCATGGCTCTTGCAGCACTCATATTTTTTATGGGTGCGGTTGTGATGTCGCTAGCGCCTTCCTTCGCGTGGTTCATGGTGGGCAGATTAATGGCCGGCATTGGAATTGGCTACGCGCACGTTATTGCTCCAGTCTACATAGCCGAGTTGGCCCCTGCCTCCACCCGCGGAATGCTCACCTGTTTTCCCGAGATCTTTAATAACTTGGGAATTCTGCTGGGCTACGTTGCTGACTACGCAGTCCAAGGTTTGCCGGCACGTTACAGCTGGCGGGTGAAGCTCGGGATGGGTATCGTTCCTCCCATTTTCATGGTCGTCTTCGTTCTCTTCATGCCCGAGTCTCCGCGGTGGCTCATCATGAAGAATCGCAACGAGGATGCCATGAAAGTGCTGCTCAAAACCTCCGACAGCGAGGCCGAGGCAGAAAAGAGGCTGGCACAGATCATGGAAGGAATTCAATACGCGCAGAAGAATCTGAGGAAGGGCGGTCAGAGGTCGGAGGTGGATGGGGACCCGTTGAAAAGCGAGGGAGAGGGAACGTGGGTAGAGTTATTATTCAGAACCACGCCTACAGTTAGGCGTATGCTGATCGTGGGCTTGGGGTTGCAGTTCTTCCAGCAGGCATGTGGCATCGACGCTACCGTCTATTACAGCCCCGTCACGTTCAGGGGGGCAGGAATTAAGAGCCAAAACGCCATACTGGGGGCAACAATGGCTATAGGAATTGTCAAGACCGGATTCATTGTTGTGGCCGCGTTTTTCATAGACAAAGTAGGGCGGAGGCCGCTATTGCTCACCAGCACAGCCGGGTTGACTTTGTCCCTGGTGGCTCTGGCCTTGTGTCTCATTTTTGTGGGCAAAACGTCCGGCTCAGCCCACGGAGCTACCGCGTTTTTAGCAGTAGTGGCTGTGCGTTGTAACGTTGCCTTCTTCTCCATTGGGCTGGGCCCTGTTAATTGGGTGATGGGGGCCGAGATATACCCACTTCGACTTCGGGCCAAGGCGACTGGACTTGGCACAGGGGTTCACAGACTTGTGAGCGGAGGGATTTCCATCACATTTCTAAGCTTTTCCGATGCAGTCAGTGTGCCTGGCGTCTTCTTCTTCTTCGCGGGGTTTTCTTTTCTGGCAGTGGGGTTCGTGTATTGGTTTGTGCCGGAGACAAAAGGCGAAACCCTGGAAGAGATTGTGGAATGCTTTGACATCAAATATTCGGGAAAGGCCGCTACTCCTAGCGAGTTGGAGCTTGGGAATGGTGAAACCAGTACGGCACCAACGGATTCAGCACAAGCTACGGAGCCTACGGTATCAAATGCTTGA